One genomic region from Pogona vitticeps strain Pit_001003342236 chromosome 12, PviZW2.1, whole genome shotgun sequence encodes:
- the LOC110084446 gene encoding immunoglobulin superfamily containing leucine-rich repeat protein 2 isoform X3, with translation MERRAKMSAAPRGWLAASLSFAFFFLEAPPRGAGCPEPCACVDRYAQQFADCAYKDLEAVPAGLPSNVTTLSLSANKISALRQGSFAEVTQVTSLWLAHNKIGAVEEGTLAILVQLKNLDLSHNQIVDFPWGDLYNLSALQLLKMNNNRMAHLPGQAFHTLRDLRSLRINNNRFTAVAEGTFDPLTSLSHLQIYNNPFNCTCQLMWLKNWTENTLISIPERDAIACASPEPWKGLPLAKIPYLHCVPPTVQLTYHPNLDHTPLYYGFTLALHCHAQGLPQPAVSWRIQTSSGQTLEIAGAEHEGSSQNNLPSEGAPGGGQERFRAFSNGTLVIPRLSKKEEGTYTCLATNEVGRNQTSVNVAVADAPKDPTSPLGDPKAQPGDRKLDGKASKNSVMKPEERTKVQSPRPTPPRNSHAPGPRAGSEGEGEGAPFKPPAVEKKCGPSQVTQYVSNHAFNESADLKPHSFDLGVIALDVSEREAKVQITPFYTQPEKTHLRMLYLCEEERKGHALVQWSQIEEGVNSYWFRGLSPGTNYSVCMTYAGEDCQIQVVFTTKKEIPSLIIIVVVSIFLLGLATVPLLGATCCHLLSKYHGKTYKLIMRTQNADQMEKHMAADFDPRASYLESEKNYDPSEMGVGEVEEEEEGDGEGVEEGEGRRVAGGGELERDESLAASSIPESQSKTNQEEFEVGSEYSDRLPLGAEAVTISQEINGNYKQPPR, from the exons ATGGAACG GAGGGCCAAGATGTCTGCGGCGCCGCGGGGCTGGCTGGCAGCCTCCCTTTCCTTCGCCTTCTTTTTCCTGGAGGCGCCGCCGAGGGGCGCGGGCTGCCCGGAGCCGTGTGCCTGCGTGGATCGCTACGCGCAGCAGTTCGCCGACTGCGCCTACAAGGACCTGGAGGCGGTGCCGGCGGGGCTGCCGTCCAACGTGACCACGCTGAGCCTGTCGGCCAACAAGATCTCGGCGCTGCGCCAGGGCTCCTTCGCCGAGGTCACGCAGGTGACCTCCTTGTGGCTGGCCCACAATAAGATCGGCGCCGTCGAGGAAGGCACCTTGGCCATCCTGGTGCAGCTGAAGAACCTGGACCTCAGCCACAACCAGATCGTGGACTTCCCCTGGGGCGACCTGTACAACCTCAGCGCCCTCCAGCTGCTCAAGATGAACAACAACCGCATGGCCCACCTGCCGGGCCAGGCTTTCCACACCTTGCGGGACCTGCGCTCCCTCCGCATCAACAACAACCGGTTCACCGCCGTGGCGGAAGGCACCTTCGACCCCCTCACCTCCCTCTCCCACCTCCAGATCTACAACAACCCTTTCAACTGCACCTGCCAGCTCATGTGGCTGAAAAACTGGACGGAGAACACCTTGATCTCCATCCCCGAGCGGGACGCCATCGCCTGCGCCTCCCCAGAGCCCTGGAAGGGGCTCCCCTTGGCCAAGATCCCCTACTTGCACTGCGTGCCCCCCACCGTCCAGCTGACCTATCATCCTAACCTGGACCACACCCCGCTCTACTACGGCTTCACCCTCGCCTTGCATTGCCACGCCCAGGGCCTGCCCCAGCCTGCGGTCAGCTGGAGAATCCAGACGTCGTCGGGCCAAACGCTGGAGATCGCAGGAGCGGAACACGAGGGCAGCAGCCAGAACAACCTGCCTTCGGAGGGCGCTCCCGGAGGCGGTCAGGAGAGGTTCCGGGCCTTCAGCAACGGCACCCTGGTGATCCCCCGCCTCAGCAAGAAGGAGGAAGGCACCTACACTTGCCTGGCCACCAACGAGGTGGGCAGGAACCAAACCTCGGTCAACGTGGCCGTGGCGGACGCCCCGAAAGATCCCACCAGCCCGCTGGGAGACCCCAAAGCTCAGCCGGGAGACCGGAAGCTGGACGGCAAGGCCTCCAAGAACAGCGTCATGAAGCCGGAGGAAAGGACCAAAGTGCAGTCGCCCAGGCCCACCCCGCCGCGGAACTCCCACGCCCCAGGGCCCCGGGCCGGCAGCGAGGGCGAGGGCGAGGGCGCCCCTTTCAAGCCGCCGGCAGTGGAGAAGAAGTGCGGCCCCAGCCAAGTGACCCAGTACGTCTCCAACCACGCCTTCAACGAGAGCGCCGACCTCAAGCCCCACAGCTTCGACCTGGGGGTCATCGCCCTCGATGTCTCGGAAAGGGAGGCCAAGGTGCAAATCACCCCGTTTTATACCCAGCCGGAGAAAACCCACCTGCGCATGCTGTACCTGTgcgaggaggagaggaaggggcacGCCTTGGTGCAGTGGTCCCAGATCGAGGAAGGGGTGAACTCCTACTGGTTCCGAGGCTTGAGCCCCGGCACCAACTACTCGGTCTGCATGACCTACGCTGGGGAGGACTGCCAAATCCAGGTGGTCTTTACCACCAAGAAGGAGATCCCTTCGCTCATCATCATCGTGGTGGTGAGCATCTTCCTCTTGGGCTTGGCCACCGTCCCTTTGCTGGGGGCCACCTGTTGCCACCTTCTGTCCAAATACCACGGCAAGACTTACAAGCTCATCATGAGAACCCAGAATGCCGACCAGATGGAAAAACACATGGCCGCGGACTTCGATCCGCGGGCGTCCTACTTGGAATCGGAGAAGAATTACGATCCGAGTGAGATGGGGGTCggagaggtggaggaggaggaggagggggacggGGAGGGAGTAGAGGAGGGAGAAGGGCGAAGGGTGGCTGGGGGAGGAGAGCTGGAAAGAGACGAGAGCCTGGCCGCCAGCTCCATCCCGGAATCTCAATCCAAAACCAACCAAGAGGAATTCGAAGTGGGCTCTGAATACAGCGACCGGCTCCCTCTCGGGGCTGAGGCGGTGACGATCTCGCAAGAGATTAACGGCAATTACAAGCAACCGCCTCGCTGA
- the LOC110084446 gene encoding immunoglobulin superfamily containing leucine-rich repeat protein 2 isoform X1, which yields MLLRNASKLEKIFASVGCGGNESRRRAKMSAAPRGWLAASLSFAFFFLEAPPRGAGCPEPCACVDRYAQQFADCAYKDLEAVPAGLPSNVTTLSLSANKISALRQGSFAEVTQVTSLWLAHNKIGAVEEGTLAILVQLKNLDLSHNQIVDFPWGDLYNLSALQLLKMNNNRMAHLPGQAFHTLRDLRSLRINNNRFTAVAEGTFDPLTSLSHLQIYNNPFNCTCQLMWLKNWTENTLISIPERDAIACASPEPWKGLPLAKIPYLHCVPPTVQLTYHPNLDHTPLYYGFTLALHCHAQGLPQPAVSWRIQTSSGQTLEIAGAEHEGSSQNNLPSEGAPGGGQERFRAFSNGTLVIPRLSKKEEGTYTCLATNEVGRNQTSVNVAVADAPKDPTSPLGDPKAQPGDRKLDGKASKNSVMKPEERTKVQSPRPTPPRNSHAPGPRAGSEGEGEGAPFKPPAVEKKCGPSQVTQYVSNHAFNESADLKPHSFDLGVIALDVSEREAKVQITPFYTQPEKTHLRMLYLCEEERKGHALVQWSQIEEGVNSYWFRGLSPGTNYSVCMTYAGEDCQIQVVFTTKKEIPSLIIIVVVSIFLLGLATVPLLGATCCHLLSKYHGKTYKLIMRTQNADQMEKHMAADFDPRASYLESEKNYDPSEMGVGEVEEEEEGDGEGVEEGEGRRVAGGGELERDESLAASSIPESQSKTNQEEFEVGSEYSDRLPLGAEAVTISQEINGNYKQPPR from the coding sequence GAGGGCCAAGATGTCTGCGGCGCCGCGGGGCTGGCTGGCAGCCTCCCTTTCCTTCGCCTTCTTTTTCCTGGAGGCGCCGCCGAGGGGCGCGGGCTGCCCGGAGCCGTGTGCCTGCGTGGATCGCTACGCGCAGCAGTTCGCCGACTGCGCCTACAAGGACCTGGAGGCGGTGCCGGCGGGGCTGCCGTCCAACGTGACCACGCTGAGCCTGTCGGCCAACAAGATCTCGGCGCTGCGCCAGGGCTCCTTCGCCGAGGTCACGCAGGTGACCTCCTTGTGGCTGGCCCACAATAAGATCGGCGCCGTCGAGGAAGGCACCTTGGCCATCCTGGTGCAGCTGAAGAACCTGGACCTCAGCCACAACCAGATCGTGGACTTCCCCTGGGGCGACCTGTACAACCTCAGCGCCCTCCAGCTGCTCAAGATGAACAACAACCGCATGGCCCACCTGCCGGGCCAGGCTTTCCACACCTTGCGGGACCTGCGCTCCCTCCGCATCAACAACAACCGGTTCACCGCCGTGGCGGAAGGCACCTTCGACCCCCTCACCTCCCTCTCCCACCTCCAGATCTACAACAACCCTTTCAACTGCACCTGCCAGCTCATGTGGCTGAAAAACTGGACGGAGAACACCTTGATCTCCATCCCCGAGCGGGACGCCATCGCCTGCGCCTCCCCAGAGCCCTGGAAGGGGCTCCCCTTGGCCAAGATCCCCTACTTGCACTGCGTGCCCCCCACCGTCCAGCTGACCTATCATCCTAACCTGGACCACACCCCGCTCTACTACGGCTTCACCCTCGCCTTGCATTGCCACGCCCAGGGCCTGCCCCAGCCTGCGGTCAGCTGGAGAATCCAGACGTCGTCGGGCCAAACGCTGGAGATCGCAGGAGCGGAACACGAGGGCAGCAGCCAGAACAACCTGCCTTCGGAGGGCGCTCCCGGAGGCGGTCAGGAGAGGTTCCGGGCCTTCAGCAACGGCACCCTGGTGATCCCCCGCCTCAGCAAGAAGGAGGAAGGCACCTACACTTGCCTGGCCACCAACGAGGTGGGCAGGAACCAAACCTCGGTCAACGTGGCCGTGGCGGACGCCCCGAAAGATCCCACCAGCCCGCTGGGAGACCCCAAAGCTCAGCCGGGAGACCGGAAGCTGGACGGCAAGGCCTCCAAGAACAGCGTCATGAAGCCGGAGGAAAGGACCAAAGTGCAGTCGCCCAGGCCCACCCCGCCGCGGAACTCCCACGCCCCAGGGCCCCGGGCCGGCAGCGAGGGCGAGGGCGAGGGCGCCCCTTTCAAGCCGCCGGCAGTGGAGAAGAAGTGCGGCCCCAGCCAAGTGACCCAGTACGTCTCCAACCACGCCTTCAACGAGAGCGCCGACCTCAAGCCCCACAGCTTCGACCTGGGGGTCATCGCCCTCGATGTCTCGGAAAGGGAGGCCAAGGTGCAAATCACCCCGTTTTATACCCAGCCGGAGAAAACCCACCTGCGCATGCTGTACCTGTgcgaggaggagaggaaggggcacGCCTTGGTGCAGTGGTCCCAGATCGAGGAAGGGGTGAACTCCTACTGGTTCCGAGGCTTGAGCCCCGGCACCAACTACTCGGTCTGCATGACCTACGCTGGGGAGGACTGCCAAATCCAGGTGGTCTTTACCACCAAGAAGGAGATCCCTTCGCTCATCATCATCGTGGTGGTGAGCATCTTCCTCTTGGGCTTGGCCACCGTCCCTTTGCTGGGGGCCACCTGTTGCCACCTTCTGTCCAAATACCACGGCAAGACTTACAAGCTCATCATGAGAACCCAGAATGCCGACCAGATGGAAAAACACATGGCCGCGGACTTCGATCCGCGGGCGTCCTACTTGGAATCGGAGAAGAATTACGATCCGAGTGAGATGGGGGTCggagaggtggaggaggaggaggagggggacggGGAGGGAGTAGAGGAGGGAGAAGGGCGAAGGGTGGCTGGGGGAGGAGAGCTGGAAAGAGACGAGAGCCTGGCCGCCAGCTCCATCCCGGAATCTCAATCCAAAACCAACCAAGAGGAATTCGAAGTGGGCTCTGAATACAGCGACCGGCTCCCTCTCGGGGCTGAGGCGGTGACGATCTCGCAAGAGATTAACGGCAATTACAAGCAACCGCCTCGCTGA
- the LOC110084446 gene encoding immunoglobulin superfamily containing leucine-rich repeat protein 2 isoform X2, whose protein sequence is MSDRKAGKEAKEKRRAKMSAAPRGWLAASLSFAFFFLEAPPRGAGCPEPCACVDRYAQQFADCAYKDLEAVPAGLPSNVTTLSLSANKISALRQGSFAEVTQVTSLWLAHNKIGAVEEGTLAILVQLKNLDLSHNQIVDFPWGDLYNLSALQLLKMNNNRMAHLPGQAFHTLRDLRSLRINNNRFTAVAEGTFDPLTSLSHLQIYNNPFNCTCQLMWLKNWTENTLISIPERDAIACASPEPWKGLPLAKIPYLHCVPPTVQLTYHPNLDHTPLYYGFTLALHCHAQGLPQPAVSWRIQTSSGQTLEIAGAEHEGSSQNNLPSEGAPGGGQERFRAFSNGTLVIPRLSKKEEGTYTCLATNEVGRNQTSVNVAVADAPKDPTSPLGDPKAQPGDRKLDGKASKNSVMKPEERTKVQSPRPTPPRNSHAPGPRAGSEGEGEGAPFKPPAVEKKCGPSQVTQYVSNHAFNESADLKPHSFDLGVIALDVSEREAKVQITPFYTQPEKTHLRMLYLCEEERKGHALVQWSQIEEGVNSYWFRGLSPGTNYSVCMTYAGEDCQIQVVFTTKKEIPSLIIIVVVSIFLLGLATVPLLGATCCHLLSKYHGKTYKLIMRTQNADQMEKHMAADFDPRASYLESEKNYDPSEMGVGEVEEEEEGDGEGVEEGEGRRVAGGGELERDESLAASSIPESQSKTNQEEFEVGSEYSDRLPLGAEAVTISQEINGNYKQPPR, encoded by the exons ATGTCAGACAGAAAGGCGGGGAAGGAAGCGAAGGAGAAAAG GAGGGCCAAGATGTCTGCGGCGCCGCGGGGCTGGCTGGCAGCCTCCCTTTCCTTCGCCTTCTTTTTCCTGGAGGCGCCGCCGAGGGGCGCGGGCTGCCCGGAGCCGTGTGCCTGCGTGGATCGCTACGCGCAGCAGTTCGCCGACTGCGCCTACAAGGACCTGGAGGCGGTGCCGGCGGGGCTGCCGTCCAACGTGACCACGCTGAGCCTGTCGGCCAACAAGATCTCGGCGCTGCGCCAGGGCTCCTTCGCCGAGGTCACGCAGGTGACCTCCTTGTGGCTGGCCCACAATAAGATCGGCGCCGTCGAGGAAGGCACCTTGGCCATCCTGGTGCAGCTGAAGAACCTGGACCTCAGCCACAACCAGATCGTGGACTTCCCCTGGGGCGACCTGTACAACCTCAGCGCCCTCCAGCTGCTCAAGATGAACAACAACCGCATGGCCCACCTGCCGGGCCAGGCTTTCCACACCTTGCGGGACCTGCGCTCCCTCCGCATCAACAACAACCGGTTCACCGCCGTGGCGGAAGGCACCTTCGACCCCCTCACCTCCCTCTCCCACCTCCAGATCTACAACAACCCTTTCAACTGCACCTGCCAGCTCATGTGGCTGAAAAACTGGACGGAGAACACCTTGATCTCCATCCCCGAGCGGGACGCCATCGCCTGCGCCTCCCCAGAGCCCTGGAAGGGGCTCCCCTTGGCCAAGATCCCCTACTTGCACTGCGTGCCCCCCACCGTCCAGCTGACCTATCATCCTAACCTGGACCACACCCCGCTCTACTACGGCTTCACCCTCGCCTTGCATTGCCACGCCCAGGGCCTGCCCCAGCCTGCGGTCAGCTGGAGAATCCAGACGTCGTCGGGCCAAACGCTGGAGATCGCAGGAGCGGAACACGAGGGCAGCAGCCAGAACAACCTGCCTTCGGAGGGCGCTCCCGGAGGCGGTCAGGAGAGGTTCCGGGCCTTCAGCAACGGCACCCTGGTGATCCCCCGCCTCAGCAAGAAGGAGGAAGGCACCTACACTTGCCTGGCCACCAACGAGGTGGGCAGGAACCAAACCTCGGTCAACGTGGCCGTGGCGGACGCCCCGAAAGATCCCACCAGCCCGCTGGGAGACCCCAAAGCTCAGCCGGGAGACCGGAAGCTGGACGGCAAGGCCTCCAAGAACAGCGTCATGAAGCCGGAGGAAAGGACCAAAGTGCAGTCGCCCAGGCCCACCCCGCCGCGGAACTCCCACGCCCCAGGGCCCCGGGCCGGCAGCGAGGGCGAGGGCGAGGGCGCCCCTTTCAAGCCGCCGGCAGTGGAGAAGAAGTGCGGCCCCAGCCAAGTGACCCAGTACGTCTCCAACCACGCCTTCAACGAGAGCGCCGACCTCAAGCCCCACAGCTTCGACCTGGGGGTCATCGCCCTCGATGTCTCGGAAAGGGAGGCCAAGGTGCAAATCACCCCGTTTTATACCCAGCCGGAGAAAACCCACCTGCGCATGCTGTACCTGTgcgaggaggagaggaaggggcacGCCTTGGTGCAGTGGTCCCAGATCGAGGAAGGGGTGAACTCCTACTGGTTCCGAGGCTTGAGCCCCGGCACCAACTACTCGGTCTGCATGACCTACGCTGGGGAGGACTGCCAAATCCAGGTGGTCTTTACCACCAAGAAGGAGATCCCTTCGCTCATCATCATCGTGGTGGTGAGCATCTTCCTCTTGGGCTTGGCCACCGTCCCTTTGCTGGGGGCCACCTGTTGCCACCTTCTGTCCAAATACCACGGCAAGACTTACAAGCTCATCATGAGAACCCAGAATGCCGACCAGATGGAAAAACACATGGCCGCGGACTTCGATCCGCGGGCGTCCTACTTGGAATCGGAGAAGAATTACGATCCGAGTGAGATGGGGGTCggagaggtggaggaggaggaggagggggacggGGAGGGAGTAGAGGAGGGAGAAGGGCGAAGGGTGGCTGGGGGAGGAGAGCTGGAAAGAGACGAGAGCCTGGCCGCCAGCTCCATCCCGGAATCTCAATCCAAAACCAACCAAGAGGAATTCGAAGTGGGCTCTGAATACAGCGACCGGCTCCCTCTCGGGGCTGAGGCGGTGACGATCTCGCAAGAGATTAACGGCAATTACAAGCAACCGCCTCGCTGA
- the LOC110084446 gene encoding immunoglobulin superfamily containing leucine-rich repeat protein 2 isoform X4, which yields MSAAPRGWLAASLSFAFFFLEAPPRGAGCPEPCACVDRYAQQFADCAYKDLEAVPAGLPSNVTTLSLSANKISALRQGSFAEVTQVTSLWLAHNKIGAVEEGTLAILVQLKNLDLSHNQIVDFPWGDLYNLSALQLLKMNNNRMAHLPGQAFHTLRDLRSLRINNNRFTAVAEGTFDPLTSLSHLQIYNNPFNCTCQLMWLKNWTENTLISIPERDAIACASPEPWKGLPLAKIPYLHCVPPTVQLTYHPNLDHTPLYYGFTLALHCHAQGLPQPAVSWRIQTSSGQTLEIAGAEHEGSSQNNLPSEGAPGGGQERFRAFSNGTLVIPRLSKKEEGTYTCLATNEVGRNQTSVNVAVADAPKDPTSPLGDPKAQPGDRKLDGKASKNSVMKPEERTKVQSPRPTPPRNSHAPGPRAGSEGEGEGAPFKPPAVEKKCGPSQVTQYVSNHAFNESADLKPHSFDLGVIALDVSEREAKVQITPFYTQPEKTHLRMLYLCEEERKGHALVQWSQIEEGVNSYWFRGLSPGTNYSVCMTYAGEDCQIQVVFTTKKEIPSLIIIVVVSIFLLGLATVPLLGATCCHLLSKYHGKTYKLIMRTQNADQMEKHMAADFDPRASYLESEKNYDPSEMGVGEVEEEEEGDGEGVEEGEGRRVAGGGELERDESLAASSIPESQSKTNQEEFEVGSEYSDRLPLGAEAVTISQEINGNYKQPPR from the coding sequence ATGTCTGCGGCGCCGCGGGGCTGGCTGGCAGCCTCCCTTTCCTTCGCCTTCTTTTTCCTGGAGGCGCCGCCGAGGGGCGCGGGCTGCCCGGAGCCGTGTGCCTGCGTGGATCGCTACGCGCAGCAGTTCGCCGACTGCGCCTACAAGGACCTGGAGGCGGTGCCGGCGGGGCTGCCGTCCAACGTGACCACGCTGAGCCTGTCGGCCAACAAGATCTCGGCGCTGCGCCAGGGCTCCTTCGCCGAGGTCACGCAGGTGACCTCCTTGTGGCTGGCCCACAATAAGATCGGCGCCGTCGAGGAAGGCACCTTGGCCATCCTGGTGCAGCTGAAGAACCTGGACCTCAGCCACAACCAGATCGTGGACTTCCCCTGGGGCGACCTGTACAACCTCAGCGCCCTCCAGCTGCTCAAGATGAACAACAACCGCATGGCCCACCTGCCGGGCCAGGCTTTCCACACCTTGCGGGACCTGCGCTCCCTCCGCATCAACAACAACCGGTTCACCGCCGTGGCGGAAGGCACCTTCGACCCCCTCACCTCCCTCTCCCACCTCCAGATCTACAACAACCCTTTCAACTGCACCTGCCAGCTCATGTGGCTGAAAAACTGGACGGAGAACACCTTGATCTCCATCCCCGAGCGGGACGCCATCGCCTGCGCCTCCCCAGAGCCCTGGAAGGGGCTCCCCTTGGCCAAGATCCCCTACTTGCACTGCGTGCCCCCCACCGTCCAGCTGACCTATCATCCTAACCTGGACCACACCCCGCTCTACTACGGCTTCACCCTCGCCTTGCATTGCCACGCCCAGGGCCTGCCCCAGCCTGCGGTCAGCTGGAGAATCCAGACGTCGTCGGGCCAAACGCTGGAGATCGCAGGAGCGGAACACGAGGGCAGCAGCCAGAACAACCTGCCTTCGGAGGGCGCTCCCGGAGGCGGTCAGGAGAGGTTCCGGGCCTTCAGCAACGGCACCCTGGTGATCCCCCGCCTCAGCAAGAAGGAGGAAGGCACCTACACTTGCCTGGCCACCAACGAGGTGGGCAGGAACCAAACCTCGGTCAACGTGGCCGTGGCGGACGCCCCGAAAGATCCCACCAGCCCGCTGGGAGACCCCAAAGCTCAGCCGGGAGACCGGAAGCTGGACGGCAAGGCCTCCAAGAACAGCGTCATGAAGCCGGAGGAAAGGACCAAAGTGCAGTCGCCCAGGCCCACCCCGCCGCGGAACTCCCACGCCCCAGGGCCCCGGGCCGGCAGCGAGGGCGAGGGCGAGGGCGCCCCTTTCAAGCCGCCGGCAGTGGAGAAGAAGTGCGGCCCCAGCCAAGTGACCCAGTACGTCTCCAACCACGCCTTCAACGAGAGCGCCGACCTCAAGCCCCACAGCTTCGACCTGGGGGTCATCGCCCTCGATGTCTCGGAAAGGGAGGCCAAGGTGCAAATCACCCCGTTTTATACCCAGCCGGAGAAAACCCACCTGCGCATGCTGTACCTGTgcgaggaggagaggaaggggcacGCCTTGGTGCAGTGGTCCCAGATCGAGGAAGGGGTGAACTCCTACTGGTTCCGAGGCTTGAGCCCCGGCACCAACTACTCGGTCTGCATGACCTACGCTGGGGAGGACTGCCAAATCCAGGTGGTCTTTACCACCAAGAAGGAGATCCCTTCGCTCATCATCATCGTGGTGGTGAGCATCTTCCTCTTGGGCTTGGCCACCGTCCCTTTGCTGGGGGCCACCTGTTGCCACCTTCTGTCCAAATACCACGGCAAGACTTACAAGCTCATCATGAGAACCCAGAATGCCGACCAGATGGAAAAACACATGGCCGCGGACTTCGATCCGCGGGCGTCCTACTTGGAATCGGAGAAGAATTACGATCCGAGTGAGATGGGGGTCggagaggtggaggaggaggaggagggggacggGGAGGGAGTAGAGGAGGGAGAAGGGCGAAGGGTGGCTGGGGGAGGAGAGCTGGAAAGAGACGAGAGCCTGGCCGCCAGCTCCATCCCGGAATCTCAATCCAAAACCAACCAAGAGGAATTCGAAGTGGGCTCTGAATACAGCGACCGGCTCCCTCTCGGGGCTGAGGCGGTGACGATCTCGCAAGAGATTAACGGCAATTACAAGCAACCGCCTCGCTGA